Proteins from one Caulobacter sp. X genomic window:
- a CDS encoding DNA-directed RNA polymerase subunit alpha encodes MIERNWNELIRPEKPQIETGADASRKARIVAEPLERGFGVTLGNALRRVLLSSLQGAAVTAIQIDGVVHEFSSLEGVREDVVDIVLNIKQLAVRMHAEGPKRMTLRATGPGPVTAGQIETPADIEILNPDHVLCTLDDGASVRMEFTVNTGKGYVPADRNRPEDAPIGLIAVDALYSPVKRVAYRVEPTRQGQSLDYDKLILEVETNGAVTPVDAVAYAARILQDQLQIFITFEEPKAKSADESKPELPFNPALLKKVDELELSVRSANCLKNDNIVYIGDLIQKTEAEMLRTPNFGRKSLNEIKEVLAGMGLHLGMDVPNWPPENIEDLAKKFEDQI; translated from the coding sequence GTGATCGAAAGAAACTGGAACGAGCTGATCCGTCCTGAGAAGCCGCAGATCGAAACCGGGGCCGACGCCAGCCGCAAGGCTCGCATCGTCGCCGAGCCGCTGGAGCGTGGTTTCGGTGTGACGCTCGGCAACGCCCTGCGTCGCGTTCTTCTCTCGTCGCTGCAAGGCGCCGCCGTCACCGCCATCCAGATCGATGGCGTGGTGCACGAATTCTCCTCGCTCGAAGGCGTTCGTGAAGACGTCGTCGACATCGTTCTGAACATTAAGCAACTGGCCGTGCGCATGCACGCCGAAGGCCCCAAGCGCATGACCCTGCGCGCCACGGGCCCCGGTCCGGTCACCGCCGGCCAAATCGAAACCCCGGCCGACATCGAGATCCTGAACCCCGACCACGTGCTCTGCACGCTGGACGACGGCGCCTCGGTGCGGATGGAGTTCACGGTCAACACCGGCAAGGGCTATGTCCCGGCCGACCGTAACCGTCCGGAAGACGCGCCGATCGGCCTGATCGCCGTCGACGCCCTGTACTCGCCGGTCAAGCGCGTCGCCTATCGCGTCGAGCCGACCCGTCAAGGCCAGTCGCTGGACTACGACAAGCTGATCCTGGAAGTGGAAACCAACGGCGCCGTCACCCCGGTGGACGCCGTGGCCTACGCCGCCCGGATCCTGCAGGACCAACTGCAGATCTTCATCACCTTCGAGGAACCGAAGGCCAAGTCGGCCGACGAGTCCAAGCCGGAACTGCCGTTCAACCCGGCCCTGCTGAAGAAGGTGGACGAGCTGGAACTGTCGGTCCGTTCGGCCAACTGCCTGAAGAACGACAACATCGTCTACATCGGCGACCTGATCCAGAAGACCGAAGCCGAGATGCTCCGCACCCCGAACTTCGGCCGCAAGTCGCTGAACGAGATCAAGGAAGTTCTCGCCGGCATGGGTCTGCACCTCGGCATGGACGTGCCGAACTGGCCGCCGGAGAACATCGAAGACCTGGCCAAGAAGTTCGAAGACCAAATCTAA